The Brassica napus cultivar Da-Ae chromosome C7, Da-Ae, whole genome shotgun sequence genomic interval AAGAAAGCAAGCAACATAAACCAACACCAATAGGTGTGGAAAAGAACCCACAAGTTgggtattaaaataaaagatgaaaGAGACAAAGGAGAGCACTTAATTAGGAAACACACGCAGATGCTGTTATGTTCCAAAGCTCCACAGCTAGGTTTCAGGCACTCACATTGACAGAAGCTTCTGACATAATTAGAGTACTAAGCCAAGCAGGACCACCTTGGTGCTACATAAGATTGTAGTCTATGATCCCGAGTCACACTTATGGCCACCTCATTTGGCACTCTGTTgagcaatctttttttttgaaacactttttttttgaaacacaaaattaatttattaattgcacacttttttttgttgagaaatcaaaaatattattttatctcaAAAAAAATTGCACTCTATGACCTCAAAAGTTtaatttgaagacaaaaaaaaattatctcaaAAATTGCACTCTATGACCTCATTTGCCACTTTATGGAAGCAGGGCATACTGTGGATCAGACTTCCTCATGCGTGGAATATACTCATACAAAGGTGTCAACTCTCCTTTGTAGCTTATGCAAGCCCTCTTCAGATGTCCAGGTAGATCCGCAGCTTCAGTCATTGAAGCCAAACTACCGACAAACTCGGAAAGAATGTCTCCAAAATGCTGGGAGGCCTTTTTTCATTGACACAAGAACTCCAAATCAAGAAAAAAGTTTTTGAAACTGTAGACTCTTTCCAAGTTCTAAAAAACATGTAATCATCTTACCTCTTTAGCAAATTCTGTGGGTAGAATGTCAACGGCCATGCATATTACACCATCACCATCCATGTCATGACAGTATGAATTTTTTGCAGGATCAAACCTAAAGACATTTATCACTTCAACAAGTTTCATTTGATAGCTAAAGTAAAAGACTATAAAGAAAGACCTTTCAAGGTTTAGATTTACCTAAAGAAAGGGGAGTCAATTGAAGTAGCTCGGTTAACAAACTCAATAGAGCCACCAATGTCACAAGTTATATCACATATTCCCACTAGTGGACATCCTTTTGCTGATAAATCTTGAATCTGTTTGGTGCTCAGAAGACGGGGAAATTTCTTCTCCCAGTACATACAGTTAACTGCACAGAAAGTCAGCGTTTATACACTGGAGCTAGTGGAAAATGAATTTCATATATGTAAACTCATTAACTTTAAAGGCAAAAGAGAGCACAGGATGTACCAAGAACTGATGTATAGGGAGCGATCTTTTCGTGGAAAACTGGATTGTAGTGTTCCGGGTGTGCATAATAGTCAGCCTgaagataaataataaagagTTAATAGTAGTGTAACAAAGTCACAGCCATGGGGAGAGATAAGTTGTTAATAAAGTGTTACTTTGTCAAAGGACTTTGATGGATCTTGGTGTTCAACCATGTCTTGGCTGGTAATGATACAGCCATATACTTGATGTACACGCTTTGTAGATTTTCCATTTTGGCTAATCCCATTGTCCTGTGTAGAAATATACATTTCATTTCTCACAAAAGAGCATAGTAATCTTCAGTACCCT includes:
- the LOC106408600 gene encoding alpha-aminoadipic semialdehyde synthase is translated as MFFFQKQQALFLDVNECNFDAGYLGLGYSTPFLSVGSSYMYSSLAAAKAAVISVGEEIASQGLPSGICPLVFVFTGTGNVSLGAQEIFKLLPHTFVEPSQLPELFLKDNGISQNGKSTKRVHQVYGCIITSQDMVEHQDPSKSFDKADYYAHPEHYNPVFHEKIAPYTSVLVNCMYWEKKFPRLLSTKQIQDLSAKGCPLVGICDITCDIGGSIEFVNRATSIDSPFFR